The Streptomyces sp. HUAS MG91 sequence GTCAGCTCGGGCGCCTTCGGCCCGTTCGTGTCGGCGGCGGGCGCGGGCTCCGAGGCGAGGCGGCGGTACTCGCCGAGCACGAGCCCCGCGAGGCCGGGCGTGAACACCGGGTCGCCGACGGCCGTGCGGCGCACCGCGTCGATCAGCTCGTCCGTCGATGCGGACTTGAGGAGATAGCCGGTCGCGCCGGACTTCACCGCCTCCAGGACGTCCGCGTGCTCGCCGCTCGCGGACAGCACCAGGACGCGCAGCGCGGGGAACGCGGCGACGAGCTCCTTGCAGACCTGGACGCCGGGCTTGGCCGGCAGGTTCAGGTCCAGGACGAGGACGTCGGGGGCCGCGGCCCGGGCGCGGCGCACCGCCTGCTCGCCGTCGCCCG is a genomic window containing:
- a CDS encoding response regulator transcription factor; translation: MSEQRAEQEPAGQQAIRVMVVDDHPMWRDAVARDLAAAGFDVVATAGDGEQAVRRARAAAPDVLVLDLNLPAKPGVQVCKELVAAFPALRVLVLSASGEHADVLEAVKSGATGYLLKSASTDELIDAVRRTAVGDPVFTPGLAGLVLGEYRRLASEPAPAADTNGPKAPELTDRETEVLRLVAKGLSYKQIAERLVISHRTVQNHVQNTLGKLQLHNRVELVRYAIERGLDDA